The Candidatus Polarisedimenticolia bacterium genome contains the following window.
TCAGGAACAACCGGCGGGCCTCTTCACGCGTCTTGCTTGATACCTTCGCCATCCGACCTCTCCTGCAGGAATCGCTTCGCCAGGTTGGTCAGCCCTTTCGCCTTCCGATCGCGCCCCGGCGTGCCGTCGCTGGCAAGCTCGACCGCCTGTTCGATGAGCTCCTCCTGCTCGGGCGTGACGACGAAGTTCATCACCCGCGGCAAGACCTTCTCGGCTGCCTCGGCCTGGTCGTCGAGGAAGGCGGCGACCTCTTCGGCGGGGAACTCCAGCAGCGCATGCAGCTCCTCCAACTGCTTGTCCGTCTCGGGGAGTAGGCCGGCCAGGTCGTCCAGACTCATCTCGCCCAGGAGTTCGTGGACGAGCTCGGCGCGTCTGAGCGGCTGGTCCTGCCCCTGCAGGCGATTGAGCGTGGCCAGCAGCAGCCTCGCCTCGCGGTCGTTGACCTCCCAGACGTCGCAGCGGGCTTCGGTGTGCCCGAGGTCCCTGAGCACGGCAACACGGT
Protein-coding sequences here:
- a CDS encoding ParB/RepB/Spo0J family partition protein, whose amino-acid sequence is MVPLDDLVAHPLNSNVMPPDLQSKLRAHIKRTGRYPFLVVRPHPDEPGKYQVLDGHHRVAVLRDLGHTEARCDVWEVNDREARLLLATLNRLQGQDQPLRRAELVHELLGEMSLDDLAGLLPETDKQLEELHALLEFPAEEVAAFLDDQAEAAEKVLPRVMNFVVTPEQEELIEQAVELASDGTPGRDRKAKGLTNLAKRFLQERSDGEGIKQDA